catcatcatcgccatcatcgggTCCTCCTCCAttttcttcccccctcccatccccattcccatggggggtggtgtgaCGCCCGGTCCGTCAAGTCCAAGCATCATCTGCCTTAGCGCCTGCTCGTCGATGTCCGACTCAACGGGGGGGATCCGGTTCGTACTCGCCGGTCGATAGAAGTGTTCCGAGGTGGAGATGTCGACTTCTTCTGGGTCGGCATCCTGGACGGAGGCAGTAACAGAAGCGGCAGCAGGGATGGCGGATGTAGTAGTGGCATCActgatggtggagggaggtgcGGTTGTGCTCGGAGGGCCCACTACACTCGTTAGctaccaccacatcatcatcatcatcagagaaTAAAAAGAACGCAACATACCCCTCtgcacaccaccccccaaaccgGTAATCTTATTCAACCTCGACTCGGCCCCCGCCCTGATCTTCGCCTCGCGCTTCGCCTTCCTCAGCGCCGCCTGGTGGGCTGCGCGCGCCGAggcggcttcttcttcggggGTGAGTTGCGTCatgtttctctctcttttttgttgttgtgaaaTGAATAATGACTGGTAGTGGTAGTAAATGAGGAAAAACAAAACGTTGCGCCTGGAAAGCTCAGAGAAAATTGATGTGACGTCGCCCGGTGTGCAAGCAAGACGTGGCGCGGTGgaggtttggttggttggtgggttggtggtcatTGTGCTGAGCTGTTCGCTTTCAGCCTTGTAGTGCATGCACAGTGGCAGCTGGGAAAtccttatcttatcagtAGTTGAGTTGCCTGCCGGAGGGAAGGGTTGCCCCTTTTTGGCTTAGAGGATAGCTTCAATGTTTCAACATTGTACTTTCAGTTTCCAGTTCCCAATCGTAGCCCTCGTTTCCAAGTATGATACTGTAATCATGGTCTAGTATTAATCAAAACTACTATCAGGGACACTATCCCATCAACTTCCCAACATGCTCCTGTATAAACAAAACTAAACACCGACTCAATGCCGATGCAAACGTATATCATACAGcacaccaaacaaaaaacaacccaaactCCACGCTATGTGCAGCCAACCTATAAGTTTATGCCCCAAAGCCATCCCATGCGTGAAACCGAGCAGAAGGAAATTAAAAgaaacccatcatccaccttTTAGAG
The window above is part of the Podospora bellae-mahoneyi strain CBS 112042 chromosome 3, whole genome shotgun sequence genome. Proteins encoded here:
- a CDS encoding hypothetical protein (EggNog:ENOG503P3S3; COG:S); this translates as MTTNPPTNQTSTAPRLACTPGDVTSIFSELSRRNVLFFLIYYHYQSLFISQQQKRERNMTQLTPEEEAASARAAHQAALRKAKREAKIRAGAESRLNKITGLGGGVQRVGPPSTTAPPSTISDATTTSAIPAAASVTASVQDADPEEVDISTSEHFYRPASTNRIPPVESDIDEQALRQMMLGLDGPGVTPPPMGMGMGGGKKMEEDPMMAMMMQMLGGGGAAPGGGGAPPQNPLAGLAGMGGGFPGMPGMEQPPQQQQPPSKIPGLFKILHTLIALSLGLYLLLSTPFTGSKLDRDKSVLADSGAAVFQSEAESQAKRNFVWGFATAEILLFTTRFILESQAGIRGEQSSGILGGLMNFLPPPWKGRVEMGVRYAKVVGRVRGDVLLVVFVLGVGSWLRG